A single genomic interval of Parvularcula marina harbors:
- the gatB gene encoding Asp-tRNA(Asn)/Glu-tRNA(Gln) amidotransferase subunit GatB: MSEPRKVLQGETGDWEVVIGLEVHAQVSSKAKLFSGSSAEYGAGPNENVSLVDAAMPGMLPVINRFCVEQAVKTGLGLNAKINKWSRFDRKNYFYPDLPQGYQISQYKDPVVGEGEIEVELSDGETIIVGIERLHLEQDAGKSIHDLAPRESYVDLNRSGVALMEIVSKPHMRTAEEGAAYFSKLRTIVRYLGTCDGNMEQGSMRADVNVSVCRAGSYEKFMETGDFSHLGTRTETKNVNSIRYVRQVIDYEARRQIEVLEAGGEIDQETRLFDVKTGETRTMRSKEDAHDYRYFPDPDLLPLELDDAMIEEIKASLPELPDQKKHRFINDYGLSPYDAAVLAADREKAEYFEDVAKGRDGKLAANWVTTELFGVLNKEGLEISQSPVSAAQLNEMLGLIEDNTISGKIAKQVFEIMFEEGGNPGEIVEKRGLKQVTDTGAIEAAVDAVIAANPDQVAKVKDKPKTLGWFVGQVMKETGGKANPQAVNEILKAKLGVE; encoded by the coding sequence ATGTCCGAACCCCGTAAAGTTCTGCAAGGCGAAACCGGCGACTGGGAAGTCGTGATCGGCCTTGAGGTGCATGCGCAGGTCTCGTCCAAGGCCAAGCTGTTCTCCGGCTCGTCCGCAGAATATGGCGCCGGGCCGAATGAGAATGTCAGCCTCGTCGATGCGGCCATGCCCGGCATGCTGCCCGTCATCAACCGGTTCTGCGTCGAACAGGCGGTGAAGACCGGCCTTGGCCTCAATGCGAAGATCAACAAATGGTCGCGCTTTGACCGCAAGAACTATTTCTACCCGGATCTTCCGCAGGGCTATCAGATCTCACAATATAAAGACCCTGTCGTCGGCGAAGGCGAGATCGAGGTCGAGCTTTCCGATGGGGAGACCATCATTGTCGGGATCGAACGGCTCCACCTTGAGCAAGATGCCGGCAAGTCGATCCACGACCTTGCGCCGCGCGAAAGCTATGTTGACCTCAACCGCTCCGGCGTTGCGCTGATGGAAATCGTCTCCAAGCCGCATATGCGGACGGCGGAGGAGGGCGCGGCCTATTTCTCCAAGCTGCGGACCATCGTGCGCTATCTTGGCACCTGTGACGGCAATATGGAGCAGGGCTCCATGCGGGCGGACGTCAACGTCTCGGTCTGCCGCGCGGGCAGCTATGAGAAATTCATGGAGACCGGCGACTTCAGTCACCTCGGCACACGGACGGAAACCAAGAACGTCAACTCCATCCGCTATGTCCGTCAGGTCATCGATTATGAAGCGCGCCGCCAGATCGAGGTGCTCGAGGCCGGCGGCGAGATTGATCAGGAAACACGGCTCTTTGACGTGAAGACGGGCGAGACCCGGACCATGCGTTCCAAAGAGGATGCGCATGACTACCGCTATTTCCCTGATCCCGACCTGCTGCCGCTCGAGCTTGACGATGCGATGATCGAGGAGATCAAGGCGTCCCTGCCCGAGTTGCCCGATCAGAAAAAGCACCGCTTCATCAATGATTATGGCCTCTCGCCTTACGATGCGGCGGTGCTGGCCGCGGATCGTGAGAAGGCGGAGTATTTTGAGGACGTCGCCAAGGGGCGAGATGGCAAGCTCGCCGCCAACTGGGTGACAACGGAACTCTTCGGGGTGCTGAACAAGGAAGGGCTTGAAATTTCACAGAGCCCGGTCAGCGCGGCACAGCTTAACGAGATGCTGGGCTTGATCGAGGACAACACCATCTCCGGCAAGATCGCCAAGCAGGTCTTCGAGATCATGTTCGAAGAAGGCGGCAATCCGGGTGAGATCGTCGAGAAGCGCGGCCTTAAACAGGTGACCGATACGGGCGCAATCGAAGCCGCCGTCGATGCCGTGATTGCGGCGAACCCGGATCAGGTTGCGAAGGTCAAAGACAAGCCCAAGACCCTCGGCTGGTTTGTCGGTCAGGTGATGAAAGAAACTGGCGGCAAGGCGAACCCGCAGGCCGTCAACGAGATCCTGAAAGCAAAGCTCGGGGTGGAGTAA
- the ruvX gene encoding Holliday junction resolvase RuvX — translation MDDPFLNAAAKFPPGALLGLDLGTKTIGIAVSNPERSLATPVTVIKRTKFGADAAELLHLAQERNVVGLVLGLPYNMDGSEGPRAQSTRTFALNMKKKTDLPIAFWDERLSTAAVEDKLIAIGMRRDKRAATIDAHAATHILQGALDRLAAARQSGDS, via the coding sequence ATGGATGATCCTTTCCTCAATGCAGCCGCGAAGTTCCCGCCTGGGGCACTGCTCGGCCTCGATCTTGGCACCAAGACCATCGGCATTGCGGTCTCAAACCCGGAGCGAAGTCTGGCGACCCCCGTCACCGTGATCAAGCGGACAAAATTCGGCGCCGACGCGGCTGAATTGCTGCACTTGGCGCAAGAGCGCAATGTTGTCGGCCTCGTCCTCGGCCTGCCCTATAATATGGATGGCTCGGAGGGCCCCCGCGCCCAGTCGACACGCACCTTTGCCCTAAACATGAAGAAAAAGACCGACCTGCCCATCGCGTTCTGGGATGAGCGGCTGTCGACGGCAGCGGTCGAGGACAAGCTGATCGCCATCGGGATGCGCCGGGACAAACGCGCCGCGACCATCGATGCCCATGCCGCGACACATATTCTGCAAGGGGCTCTGGACCGTTTGGCCGCCGCACGGCAAAGCGGCGACTCATGA
- the glnA gene encoding type I glutamate--ammonia ligase has protein sequence MKAKDVLKKIKDEDIRYVDLRFTDPRGKWQHVTFDRSMVDEDLFEDGTMFDGSSIAGWKAINESDMILMPDPSTAVIDPFFAQPTLILICDILEPSTGQPYSRDPRTTAKAAEAYMKSLGIGDTAYFGPEAEFFVFDDVRFATDQNHMGFAIDSNEGPYNSDRDFEGGNLAHRPRAKGGYFPVPPVDSCQDLRTEMLSYMSDMGLRPEKHHHEVAPSQHELGMMFSTLLKMGDQMQMYKYVVHQVAHAFGKTATFMPKPVYNDNGSGMHVHQSIFKGDTPVFAGDRYADLSETCLHYIGGIIKHARAINAFSNSSTNSYKRLVPGFEAPIMLAYSARNRSASIRIPWVSSPKAKRIETRFPDAAGNPYLTFSALLMAGLDGIENKIDPGDAMDKDLYDLPPEEQQGLPTVCASLDEALAALDADRDFLKKGNVFSDDQIDAYIELKKSEVVRYNTTPHPVEFDMYYSV, from the coding sequence ATGAAGGCCAAAGACGTCCTTAAGAAAATCAAGGATGAAGACATCCGCTATGTTGACCTGAGGTTCACTGATCCGCGCGGGAAATGGCAGCACGTCACATTCGACCGGTCCATGGTGGACGAGGATCTGTTCGAAGACGGCACCATGTTCGATGGCTCCTCCATCGCCGGGTGGAAAGCCATCAATGAAAGCGACATGATCCTGATGCCCGACCCGTCAACGGCGGTCATCGATCCGTTCTTCGCCCAGCCGACGCTGATCCTGATCTGCGACATTCTCGAGCCGTCGACAGGCCAGCCCTATTCGCGCGACCCGCGCACGACAGCCAAGGCCGCCGAAGCCTATATGAAATCGCTAGGCATCGGCGATACGGCCTATTTCGGTCCGGAAGCGGAATTCTTCGTCTTTGACGATGTCCGTTTTGCGACCGACCAGAACCATATGGGCTTTGCCATCGATTCGAATGAAGGCCCGTATAATTCGGACCGCGATTTTGAAGGCGGCAACCTTGCGCACCGGCCGCGCGCCAAGGGCGGCTACTTCCCCGTCCCGCCGGTCGACTCTTGCCAGGACCTCCGTACCGAGATGCTTTCTTACATGTCGGATATGGGTCTGCGCCCTGAGAAGCATCACCACGAAGTGGCCCCTAGCCAGCATGAGCTGGGCATGATGTTCTCGACCCTGCTCAAAATGGGCGACCAGATGCAGATGTACAAATATGTCGTCCATCAGGTCGCGCACGCCTTTGGCAAGACCGCGACCTTCATGCCGAAACCGGTCTATAACGACAACGGTTCGGGCATGCACGTTCACCAGTCGATCTTCAAAGGCGACACGCCGGTCTTCGCCGGTGATCGGTATGCGGATCTCTCCGAGACCTGCCTGCACTATATTGGCGGCATCATCAAACACGCCCGCGCGATCAACGCCTTCTCGAACTCTTCGACCAACAGCTACAAGCGTCTGGTCCCGGGCTTCGAAGCGCCGATCATGCTGGCCTATTCGGCTCGTAACCGGTCTGCCTCGATCCGTATTCCGTGGGTGTCCTCACCGAAAGCCAAGCGCATCGAGACCCGTTTCCCGGATGCCGCCGGTAACCCGTATCTGACCTTCTCGGCCCTTCTGATGGCCGGCCTCGATGGTATCGAGAACAAGATCGATCCGGGCGATGCGATGGACAAAGACCTTTACGACCTGCCGCCTGAAGAGCAGCAGGGCCTGCCGACGGTCTGCGCCTCACTCGACGAAGCACTGGCCGCGCTCGATGCTGACCGCGACTTCCTCAAGAAAGGCAATGTCTTCTCGGATGATCAGATCGACGCCTATATCGAGCTGAAGAAATCAGAAGTCGTCCGCTACAACACGACGCCGCACCCTGTCGAATTCGACATGTATTACAGCGTCTAA
- a CDS encoding response regulator yields MAETSETKTVLVVEDNELNMKLFHDLLDVQGYRVLQAMNGPDALILAREHMPDLILMDIQLPEQSGLDVTREIKADEELRAIPVIAVTAFAMKSDEQRIRDGGCEDYIAKPISVPVFLEKVKRYLG; encoded by the coding sequence ATGGCTGAAACATCCGAAACCAAAACGGTGCTTGTCGTCGAGGATAACGAGCTGAATATGAAGCTCTTTCATGACCTCCTCGATGTTCAGGGATACCGCGTCCTGCAGGCCATGAACGGCCCGGACGCGCTGATTCTGGCGCGTGAGCACATGCCTGACCTTATATTAATGGACATCCAGCTGCCGGAGCAGTCGGGCCTAGATGTCACCCGTGAGATCAAAGCGGACGAGGAATTGCGCGCGATTCCGGTCATTGCCGTCACCGCTTTCGCCATGAAAAGCGACGAACAACGCATCCGGGACGGCGGATGCGAAGATTATATTGCAAAACCTATCTCGGTTCCGGTCTTTCTTGAGAAAGTGAAAAGGTATCTCGGGTAG
- a CDS encoding VOC family protein, with translation MRYLHTMIRVSDLDATIGFFNLLGLEEFSRMESEKGRFTLVFLVAPEDRELAKENKAPLVELTYNWDPEEYAGGRNFGHLAYRVENIYDTCQRLADAGVTINRPPRDGHMAFVKTPDGISIELLQEGDNLPPAEPWATMENTGSW, from the coding sequence ATGCGTTACCTTCACACGATGATCCGTGTCTCCGATCTCGATGCGACGATCGGGTTCTTCAATCTTCTCGGGCTGGAGGAATTCAGCCGTATGGAGAGCGAGAAAGGCCGCTTCACGCTGGTGTTTCTTGTCGCGCCCGAAGACCGGGAGCTGGCCAAGGAAAACAAGGCGCCGCTGGTCGAACTCACCTATAATTGGGATCCGGAAGAATATGCGGGCGGCCGGAATTTCGGCCACCTCGCCTACCGGGTTGAGAATATCTATGACACCTGCCAGCGGCTGGCCGATGCAGGCGTGACGATCAACCGTCCGCCCCGGGACGGTCATATGGCCTTCGTGAAGACGCCCGACGGTATTTCCATCGAGCTCCTGCAGGAAGGCGACAACCTGCCGCCCGCTGAGCCCTGGGCGACGATGGAAAACACCGGCAGCTGGTAA
- a CDS encoding PleD family two-component system response regulator has protein sequence MTARVLVVDDLIPNVRLLEAKLRAEYFEVLTALSGQEGIDIALENSPDIILLDVMMPGLDGFETCERLKADPRTCHIPVVMVTALDQQADRIAGLKAGADDFLTKPVQDLALFARVRSLTRLKQMTDELRHRHAKGAELGAIMPPDLDNQAYRTSEILVISEDLIIDGLSDDVDGLPEGVTFNFENDPRKAIEHIRSSAPDMLIVDLGLKEYDPLRLCSAIRSFEESRLTPLLALAHESEMRKLVRALDIGVNDYLMRPIDSQEMVARVRTQLRRQWYVEDLRQSVQQSLELAVTDALTGLYNRRYLGSQLPRQFGLSKERNLPFSLIILDVDHFKVVNDTHGHDVGDEVLVEISDRLKRCVRGMDIACRYGGEEFVCVLPETDQEGARVIAERVREDIANRPMSLSSGQELDVTVSIGLATHEPQDAEDTPPRLLKRADEALYAAKTGGRNRVVPQTELAA, from the coding sequence ATGACTGCCAGAGTTCTTGTTGTTGACGATCTGATCCCGAATGTGCGGCTGCTAGAGGCCAAACTCCGGGCCGAATATTTCGAGGTCCTGACGGCCTTGTCCGGGCAGGAAGGGATCGACATTGCGCTCGAGAATTCGCCAGACATTATTCTCCTTGATGTGATGATGCCGGGGCTCGACGGGTTTGAAACCTGCGAGCGGCTGAAAGCCGACCCCCGGACCTGCCATATCCCCGTTGTGATGGTGACCGCGCTTGACCAACAGGCGGACCGGATTGCCGGGCTGAAAGCCGGGGCGGACGATTTCCTGACGAAACCTGTCCAGGATCTTGCCCTGTTCGCGCGTGTCAGGAGTCTCACACGTCTGAAACAGATGACGGATGAATTGCGACATCGCCACGCCAAAGGCGCGGAGCTGGGTGCGATCATGCCGCCCGATCTCGATAATCAGGCCTATCGCACCTCGGAAATCCTGGTCATCTCAGAAGATCTGATCATTGATGGGCTGAGCGACGATGTCGATGGCCTGCCCGAAGGTGTCACATTCAATTTTGAGAACGATCCACGCAAGGCGATTGAGCATATCCGCTCTAGTGCGCCGGACATGCTGATCGTCGATTTGGGGCTGAAAGAATATGACCCCTTGCGGCTTTGCTCCGCGATCCGGTCATTTGAAGAATCACGGCTGACGCCTCTTCTGGCGCTCGCCCATGAATCTGAGATGCGCAAACTCGTCCGGGCACTGGATATCGGGGTCAATGACTATCTGATGCGCCCCATCGACAGCCAGGAAATGGTCGCGCGCGTTCGCACCCAGCTGCGCCGTCAGTGGTATGTTGAGGATCTGCGCCAGTCCGTGCAGCAGAGCCTTGAGCTTGCCGTCACCGATGCGCTGACCGGGCTTTATAATCGCCGCTATCTGGGGTCCCAGCTGCCGCGCCAGTTCGGCCTTTCAAAAGAGCGCAATCTGCCGTTCTCGCTGATCATTCTCGATGTCGATCACTTCAAGGTGGTCAATGACACACACGGCCATGATGTTGGCGACGAAGTGCTGGTTGAAATTTCCGATCGGCTGAAGCGCTGCGTCCGGGGGATGGATATTGCTTGCCGTTATGGCGGTGAAGAATTTGTCTGTGTCCTGCCGGAAACCGATCAAGAAGGTGCGCGGGTGATCGCTGAGCGCGTCCGGGAAGATATTGCCAACCGCCCCATGTCTCTGTCGAGTGGGCAGGAACTAGACGTGACGGTCAGTATCGGTCTTGCCACGCATGAGCCGCAAGATGCGGAGGATACCCCGCCGCGACTGCTCAAGCGGGCTGACGAAGCGCTTTATGCGGCGAAAACCGGCGGCAGGAACCGTGTCGTGCCGCAGACGGAACTTGCAGCGTAA
- a CDS encoding DNA polymerase IV, with product MMPERSEKQLCRDCGNTAPMEELCPNCGSARTVRHPELFSLGIAHVDCDAFFAAIEKRDRPELANKPVLVGGEVRGVVAACCYIARSYGIRSAMPMFKAKQLCPEAVVVRSSFDRYKEAAHQIREEMRALTPLVEPASIDEAYMDMTGTDRLHGAPPAATLARFARRIEERVGITVSIGLSHNKLLAKIASDFDKPRGFFVIGREETAAFLAPHPVSLIPGVGQAFAARLSRDGFRTLGDVQKADDAWLEKKYGDHGRSLARRARGEDRREVVTSHETKSVSGETTFNEDLSDREPLEDRLYAMAKKVSTRAKAAQLAGRVVTLKLKTHDFKSFTRRRTLPHATNLTALIFETGRELLAEELIEAPRRKYRLIGVGISDLVDADLMDDGFLFSGDHKRIGRRENAVSSLAEKFGDGVIGTLRDYRTTRKKKD from the coding sequence ATGATGCCTGAGCGATCCGAAAAACAGCTCTGCCGGGATTGCGGAAACACCGCGCCCATGGAGGAGCTGTGCCCCAATTGCGGCTCGGCACGGACGGTTCGCCATCCTGAACTTTTCTCCCTCGGCATTGCCCATGTCGATTGCGATGCGTTTTTCGCCGCGATCGAAAAGCGAGACCGCCCGGAGCTGGCCAACAAGCCCGTCCTTGTCGGCGGAGAAGTGCGCGGGGTCGTTGCCGCCTGCTGTTATATCGCCCGCTCCTACGGCATCCGTTCGGCAATGCCGATGTTCAAGGCAAAACAGCTCTGCCCTGAGGCGGTCGTCGTCCGGTCAAGCTTTGATAGATATAAAGAGGCGGCCCATCAGATCCGGGAAGAGATGCGCGCGCTGACCCCGCTGGTCGAGCCCGCCTCCATTGACGAAGCCTATATGGATATGACGGGCACGGACCGCCTGCATGGCGCGCCGCCCGCCGCAACACTCGCCCGGTTCGCCCGGCGGATCGAGGAACGGGTCGGCATCACCGTCTCTATCGGGCTCAGCCATAATAAGCTCCTTGCCAAGATTGCATCCGATTTTGACAAGCCGCGCGGCTTTTTCGTGATCGGGCGGGAAGAGACCGCCGCCTTTCTTGCACCCCATCCCGTCAGCCTGATCCCCGGCGTGGGTCAGGCCTTTGCCGCCCGCCTCTCGCGAGACGGCTTCAGGACACTGGGTGATGTTCAGAAAGCTGATGATGCCTGGCTTGAGAAGAAATATGGCGACCATGGCCGCTCGCTCGCCCGCCGCGCGCGGGGCGAGGACCGCCGCGAAGTCGTCACCAGCCATGAAACGAAAAGCGTCTCGGGCGAGACGACGTTCAATGAGGATCTCTCCGACCGTGAGCCGCTGGAGGATCGCCTCTATGCCATGGCAAAGAAAGTCTCGACCCGCGCTAAAGCAGCCCAGCTGGCTGGCCGGGTCGTCACCCTCAAGCTCAAAACACATGACTTCAAGAGCTTTACCCGCCGGCGGACCTTGCCGCATGCAACGAACCTCACCGCGCTGATCTTCGAGACTGGGCGCGAGCTGCTTGCAGAGGAACTGATTGAGGCGCCCCGGCGCAAATACCGCCTTATCGGTGTCGGGATTTCCGACCTCGTCGATGCCGACCTGATGGATGACGGATTTTTGTTTTCCGGCGACCACAAGCGTATAGGAAGGCGGGAGAATGCCGTCTCATCCCTTGCCGAGAAATTCGGTGACGGGGTCATTGGCACACTGAGAGATTACCGGACGACCCGCAAGAAAAAGGACTGA
- the gatC gene encoding Asp-tRNA(Asn)/Glu-tRNA(Gln) amidotransferase subunit GatC, with product MSIDRDTVLKVANLARIRLADDRVEPMTKELSSILDWIEQLQEVDVDGVEAMASTVEVSLPMREDVLAEDQTGGGRPEEVVANAPKTEDHFFVVPKVVE from the coding sequence ATGAGCATTGACCGGGATACCGTCTTGAAAGTCGCCAATCTCGCGCGCATTCGCCTTGCCGATGACCGCGTCGAGCCGATGACAAAGGAATTGTCCTCGATCCTCGACTGGATCGAGCAGTTGCAGGAAGTCGATGTCGACGGCGTTGAGGCCATGGCCTCCACCGTCGAGGTTTCGCTGCCGATGCGTGAGGATGTGCTTGCCGAAGACCAGACCGGCGGCGGACGCCCCGAGGAAGTCGTCGCAAATGCGCCGAAGACGGAAGATCACTTCTTTGTCGTGCCGAAGGTGGTGGAATGA
- a CDS encoding aspartate carbamoyltransferase catalytic subunit, which translates to MSLRHLTDIRSMPEDAFLAVLNRSLVMRDMMDRGSWPAPALATRLQANIFYETSTRTLMSFDIAAKRLGALTVTLPIAASSVQKGESLEDTVLTLGAQGTDYLVLRATEPETINRAVAAIEGDGFPTSVINAGEGALGHPTQGLLDVSSILLSLGRRAEDGLEDITVAICGDVRHSRVAASAISALSRLGATIRLGGPPDLLPEEKPEGVSSMVHDIAEVVEGVDFAMTLRLQVERMTEALSLNTEEYHAAYALTHDRMSAAKPGYRVMHPGPMNRNVEITEELADDPDRSLIRSQVRQGVALRMALLEHIERGKTR; encoded by the coding sequence ATGAGTTTGCGCCATCTCACCGACATCCGCTCCATGCCCGAGGACGCCTTTCTGGCGGTCCTCAACCGCTCCCTCGTCATGCGAGACATGATGGATCGGGGAAGCTGGCCCGCCCCGGCCCTCGCGACACGGCTTCAGGCCAATATTTTCTATGAGACCTCGACCCGGACGCTGATGTCTTTTGACATCGCGGCCAAGCGGCTGGGCGCCCTCACCGTGACGCTGCCGATTGCGGCGTCTTCCGTACAGAAGGGCGAGAGCCTCGAAGACACGGTTTTGACCCTCGGGGCACAAGGGACCGATTACCTCGTCCTGCGCGCAACCGAGCCCGAGACGATCAATCGGGCGGTCGCCGCCATCGAAGGGGACGGTTTTCCAACCTCCGTCATCAATGCCGGCGAAGGGGCCCTTGGGCATCCAACCCAAGGCCTGCTTGATGTCTCATCGATCCTGTTGTCGCTGGGTCGCCGTGCTGAAGACGGGCTGGAGGACATCACTGTCGCGATCTGCGGCGATGTCCGGCATTCGCGCGTTGCCGCCTCGGCAATCTCCGCTCTCTCGCGTCTGGGCGCAACCATCCGGCTTGGCGGGCCGCCTGATCTTCTGCCCGAGGAGAAACCCGAAGGCGTTTCCAGCATGGTTCATGACATCGCAGAGGTCGTCGAAGGCGTCGATTTTGCGATGACCCTGCGTCTGCAGGTCGAGCGCATGACCGAAGCGCTTTCTCTGAATACGGAAGAATATCACGCCGCCTACGCCCTGACCCATGACCGCATGTCGGCAGCCAAGCCCGGCTATCGCGTCATGCATCCGGGGCCGATGAACCGCAATGTCGAGATCACCGAGGAGCTAGCCGATGACCCCGACCGCTCCCTGATCCGCAGTCAGGTCCGCCAGGGGGTCGCCCTGCGCATGGCCCTTCTTGAACATATCGAACGGGGCAAGACCCGATGA
- the gatA gene encoding Asp-tRNA(Asn)/Glu-tRNA(Gln) amidotransferase subunit GatA, which produces MSKLTDLTLAGLRDGLGKKEFSAREVTDAYLERAGQAGPLNAFVRITDDIARKQAEDSDARIARGDARPLEGIPLGIKDLFCTKGVTTQAGSHILDGFTPTYESTVSQNLFDDGAVMLGKLNLDEFAMGSSNETSYFGPVVNPWRREGDEAKLTPGGSSGGSSAAVSARLCAGATATDTGGSIRQPASVTGTVGIKPTYGRCSRWGIVAFASSLDQAGPITRDVRDAAIMLKSMAGHDAKDSTSIDCPVPDYEAVLDQGVKGLKIGVPKEYRIDGMPVEIEALWQQGIEWLKDAGAEIVDVSLPMTKYALPVYYIVAPAEASSNLARYDGVKYGLRVEDDNIHEMYSKTRAAGFGAEVQRRILIGTYVLSAGYYDAYYIRAQKVRKKIFDEMMGVLNGVDLLLTPSTPSAAFGLGEKTADPISMYLNDIFTVTANLAGLPGISVPAGLDAQQLPLGLQLIGRPFDEETVFRGAKALEDAAGFTARPGEWWS; this is translated from the coding sequence ATGAGCAAGCTGACTGACCTCACCCTTGCGGGCCTGCGTGACGGGCTCGGCAAGAAGGAATTCTCTGCTCGCGAAGTGACCGACGCCTATCTTGAGCGTGCCGGGCAGGCAGGGCCCCTCAACGCCTTTGTGCGCATCACGGATGATATTGCCCGCAAGCAGGCCGAAGATTCAGACGCCCGTATCGCGCGCGGCGATGCTCGCCCGCTCGAAGGCATTCCCTTGGGCATCAAGGATCTTTTCTGCACCAAGGGTGTGACGACGCAGGCCGGCAGCCACATTCTTGATGGCTTCACGCCGACCTATGAGAGCACGGTTTCGCAGAACCTTTTCGACGATGGCGCGGTGATGCTGGGCAAGCTGAACCTTGATGAATTCGCCATGGGCTCCTCGAATGAGACGAGCTATTTCGGGCCTGTCGTGAACCCGTGGCGGCGCGAAGGCGATGAAGCCAAGCTGACCCCCGGCGGCTCGTCGGGCGGTTCTTCCGCGGCCGTTTCTGCGCGTCTTTGCGCTGGCGCGACCGCGACCGATACGGGCGGCTCGATCCGTCAGCCTGCGTCTGTCACGGGTACGGTCGGCATCAAGCCGACCTATGGCCGTTGTTCTCGCTGGGGCATTGTGGCATTCGCCTCCTCGCTCGATCAGGCGGGGCCGATCACCCGCGATGTGCGCGATGCCGCGATCATGCTCAAATCCATGGCCGGACACGACGCCAAGGATTCCACCTCGATTGACTGTCCGGTCCCGGATTATGAGGCTGTGCTCGATCAGGGTGTCAAAGGCCTGAAAATCGGTGTGCCGAAGGAATACCGCATTGACGGGATGCCGGTGGAGATCGAAGCCCTGTGGCAGCAGGGGATCGAGTGGCTGAAAGATGCGGGCGCGGAGATCGTCGATGTCTCCCTGCCGATGACCAAATACGCCTTGCCGGTCTATTATATCGTGGCGCCCGCCGAGGCGTCCTCGAACCTTGCGCGCTATGACGGTGTCAAATACGGCCTGCGCGTCGAGGACGACAACATCCACGAGATGTATTCAAAGACCCGGGCCGCAGGCTTCGGTGCCGAAGTCCAGCGACGCATCCTGATCGGCACCTATGTGCTCTCGGCAGGCTATTATGATGCTTATTATATCCGGGCACAGAAGGTCAGAAAGAAGATCTTTGACGAGATGATGGGCGTTCTGAACGGCGTTGATCTCTTGCTCACGCCCTCCACGCCGTCGGCGGCATTTGGACTTGGTGAGAAAACTGCTGATCCGATTTCGATGTATCTCAACGACATCTTCACCGTGACGGCAAACCTTGCCGGCCTGCCGGGGATTTCGGTGCCCGCAGGGCTCGACGCCCAACAATTGCCGCTGGGGCTGCAGCTCATCGGCCGGCCGTTTGATGAGGAAACCGTCTTCCGCGGCGCAAAAGCGCTCGAGGATGCGGCGGGCTTTACCGCCCGTCCGGGCGAATGGTGGAGTTAA
- a CDS encoding RidA family protein, whose translation MSIIARLEELGLELPQPAAPVASYVPTQIVGELLYISGQVSMTDGQIIKGCLGGSPAAGITALSLEEGIAAARACGIMLLAQARAALEGDLDRVASCVRLGGFVASTADFFDHPKVINGASDLMLDVMGDAGKHTRAAVGVPSLPLGAAVEIDGIFRIR comes from the coding sequence ATGTCGATCATCGCCCGCCTCGAGGAACTGGGGCTCGAACTTCCCCAACCCGCCGCCCCCGTCGCCTCCTATGTGCCGACGCAGATCGTGGGTGAGCTTCTTTATATTTCGGGGCAGGTCTCAATGACGGACGGCCAGATCATCAAGGGATGCCTTGGCGGCAGCCCGGCAGCCGGGATCACGGCTTTGTCGCTAGAAGAAGGGATTGCAGCAGCCCGTGCCTGCGGGATCATGCTTCTCGCCCAGGCGCGTGCCGCGCTCGAGGGCGATCTTGACCGGGTTGCGTCCTGTGTCCGGCTCGGCGGGTTCGTTGCATCGACGGCTGACTTTTTCGATCACCCGAAAGTCATCAATGGCGCGTCGGATTTGATGCTCGATGTCATGGGAGATGCAGGCAAGCACACCCGCGCCGCCGTCGGCGTGCCGTCACTGCCCCTCGGCGCTGCTGTCGAGATCGACGGGATCTTCCGTATTCGTTAG